TCGAACATGacgcatttgcaaaaaaaaaaatggacgagAAAGATgtcaaggcttttttttttttacttttattttttgtaaacgTTTAAGAGGCATGTTTGCGTTAAAAATAAGACCAAAGTTGCTGGCCCAGACAGAAGAATGAGTTGTAATAAGAGTAATCATGAAACACATCTGCTGTTTCAGCCTCTCTGGGTGAACATTTGAAAGcagtaagaaaaagaaactcacGATGAACGAGCAGGGGAGTAATCCAGTCATGTGTTGTCAagaattaaatgcaaatgtgaaataaaaccGCAACTAAACAATTTCTTTGACACCGTGTGTATTCTATGCAACATCTGTTTTTGTCAATGCTTGTTCTCTCCTTCTGGTGTGTCACTTCCAAAGACACACTGTAAAAAGTGCAGCATTTTAGAGTGCTAGCAAGAACACACTGGAATCCCAGTGAAACGCATCGCCTTCTTTGCCTGGTTCATTCAACAGCTCCAGTTGCCATTTAATCTTCTTCCTCATCCGAATCCATCACTCTCCGCCTATTGAACTGAGAAAAAAGAAGGATTTTAATAAATTAGGATCTAGTTGCTAACTGTAATCTGTAACGTATTAATGGAACATACTgtgactgttgtttttttctctgtttgCTTGCTGACTTTTTCTAAGATCTCAATCAAGCCCGAATCTGAAATCTGGCAAGAgaggaaaaatacatttgtgagCAACACAGTTGTGATACTGTCTTCAACCAAgttgatttattattaatattatccCGGAATCGAGATCAGACAAAGAACAATATATTCCGGTCTCTGTAGTAATAACTGTCGCAtggaaacaaatcaaaacaatgaaCACGTGatctgaggggggaaaaaccACTTGCTTTTGGGCTGAAATCTTGTATCTTCTCAAGCATTACTTTTCAggaaatattaataatttaaaaaaaaccaacaacccGTAtatcctttttatttattaaaaatatcaacattTCTCAAGCTATTTTTATCACTTTAGATTTTTCAATAATTtgtcaagaaagaaaaagacccACAAAGCGATTTAACACATACTTTACATACAACAACGATGAAAAAATTCCAATAAATTTCaagcatttattcatttacgtACCTTCCCTGCCAATGATCCATACTGAGCCATTTGAATAAGATAATTCTCAACTGAACGTGCTTTCTCCGGCTTTACCAAAGCAAGACTGTTCACTGTGGAGAgaaagaaatataaataaatagatagataaataaataaacaccccAAAATTGGCCTTTAGTAAGAAATACAAACAACTTGATGTATCATCAGTCCACAAGTATGGCTTGTGCTCGCAGCCTCCGTCTTTTGCTACCCTAATGTAGTGTCCGAGATGGTAACACAATGGTTCCTCTTGGTTCAGTGATGCAAAGTATAATGTAGTTCATTATCATACTGTGTTTGGCCAAAGCGGACAAAAGGTGCTGCTTGTAATATCATAAATATGACGACGACTATATCATGGcaattttaatattgcaaCATCGCAGTTTTTACATCCCTAGAATTTTATGGAAAAGACTTACACCTGGCACGTGCAGACTGGTCGAGAATTTGGGACAAAATGGAATTCCTcatctctgtctctctgtaaATAAAAGACCGCCACATTCGTTTAACCAGAGaagcaacaaaaataattttaattccTGCTTCTTGGGTGTACCCTATTGCTCCTTTGCCATTTCTATTGGTTATTACATGCACTGGATGGAAATATAGATTATTTCACCTTTGTTTGGCCTCCTCTCCTTGCTGATTCTTTGATGAATTCTGAAGAAATATATCACATGGTTAGTATCAACATTCATCTTAGAAAGCAAAAATGCAGTCAATACTCTGCTTGGTTAATATTACTATTGAACTCTGAGTAAAGATCCACAAATTAACATTACAATGTAGAACTCTGTTGTGATATGGTGCTGTATTATTTAAAACAGATAAATGTATGGGTATGTAGTgatcatcatttcattttaaaatattttcaaagtcatGAGTGGGAGTAAACCAGGACTGAATATTACACGTTTATGCAGCAGAGAATTTCGTAAATAAGATCTGAGCAGCTATTCAGTCTGGTTGCAATTATTCGAATTCCATGCTGAAATCTTGCATTTTTAAACCACGTTTGGCCTTCTACGTTGTGTTGAGGCACTATTACATTCGTTGATAACACACAAGATTCAACTTTTATGTAGGATGGCAGTTCAAATTACACCCAGTCTCAGATTGAGAGGGGTGTGCGCTGTCATATTGAAAACAAGCTAGTTAGCAATTTGCTAAAGATTCTACAACCATTTTATAAACATTGCATATTACACTCACGTGAATTTGACGCGAGTTTCACTTTTAAGCAAGACATAGCGAAGTGATCGGTGATTTATTATAGTCTCTATGCCAATTTTAGTCTAACTAGCATGCAGCATTGTGTGCTCGGCATCTCCTTTTTAGGGAGGCTAACGCGCTTCCAGAACACATCCTTTGTCCTTACCCCGTGCTTTGCCTGGAGTTCTGCCATTCGTTGCTGTCTGATTGCCTCTAACTCGTCGTCCGCCATGGTTTTTGTTTATGTGGACTTAAAAGTACAAGAAATTGTAAAGAATATAAACGCTACAATTGCATTGCAGGCATGGAAGGCCCTGGCTTGCTCAGGGGAGTGTAATCGACGCCGAGTACCGATCAACTTCAGGCTAAAGCTATCGAACACAGAGCTACACTCATTCTCTATGATGATATGACGTCTCAAAAAATCTAAACGTTAACGCCTATGAAAGAGTTGCGTGTGCAAATCGGGGAGGCTCCCCTGCATCTTCCCCCATTACAGTTGAGGCGACACAACTTTTTACCACAGTGTCTAAAATTCTTCTGCAATGAACAAATTTGATTAAATTTAATATGCATGTCCCCAAATACCTAAAAATGATCAAGTATGGTCAATACAAATATTGCAGCTtgttttcaacactttttggACGTGCAAAAGTTAGTTATCCTCTCGTGTGCGCGGTAAACGTTGAAATActgcatggaaaaacatcaaacacacatgcagattttttttctctccatcacTTTAGAGTttctcacattttaaaaataatttatttgtacCCCACTTCAGTCATTCCTCTTACAAAGCAATACAAATTATGTTCAGTACCACATTTAATAATCACAatctaaaacacacacataaagtaTGAAACCTAAATTCAGTGTATCACGAccatattatttaattttaaaaactaATACTGGTTGTATTGCCCTTTTCTTGGAAATCATCAAATTGTtggcacatttgtgttttgagtACAATGGCTATACAATTGTCAGTCAGGGTGAGAATGGGATGAATGGTCACAAGAAAGAGCGATGCCAATTGCCAAAGGTCACCACGCACTTGACCTCTAGCTTCCTCTGTACGTACTATACGAGAATGCACTCAAGAGCAGCGGTATGTGGTACTTTTGGTCTGGGTTGCTAATCGTGAAGACaatctgaaacaaaacaaagttaagcaaatgttttaaacTTTCATGTTTTGTATGATAGTCTATGAATTAACTGCAGTAGAAACATTGAAAAACGTCAAGTAATGAAGTTGTTTAGGCCTTCCTAGTAAGTGTCAGAATATCGAAACAATGTTAGATTAGTTATTCATTGGAAGGACGTCTCACCTCAGCATATGGGTAAAAGGAGGTCTCCCCCATGCTTTCCCAGTACTGAGCAGTTTCAAATCGCAATTTGTATACACCACACAGAAAGTCCTGTTTTGTGATGAGTCCCGGGAAACGGCCATCAGTATTTGTGTGGCTGTTCagacaaaaatgttaaaaaataatgaaggaTTTTATTCATGACATGACAGACACGTAAAGAGAAACATTTCCACAACCACAAATCAAGTTAATTTCTAGTCCTTTGTAGACAATGATGACTTctcaatgcattttattttatttaaggtTGTTTTATTACTCCGCATGTGCACACGTTTTCTGTGCTAGGAATCCTACAAAAATATGTGGTTCATATCTTTCTCTTTATTCATTAGATGGACAGTACTTCTcggcaacaacaaaatcttCCTTCCGTGCAAAGTACAGGTGATGCCCGGGGATAATGGCTGACAAATGTTGGTCGCATCTGCACACCCCTGGTTTGAAACCagaatttgaaaccctaacataAGTTTCTAACCTTACCTGTAAATTTAAACCCCTAATTTGAAAGCCCACTTCAAGTTTAAAATACTAAACCAGATTTAAAACCTTAATTGGAAACCCAAACTATTGTTTgtaaccctaatttgaaaccataTCAGTAATTTGAAGCCCTTATCTGATTTTGAAAGCCTACTTTAGAACCCAACCGCTGGTTTAAAAACCTCATTTGAAATCCTGCTTTTGTTATGTTGACATGGTAACTGGTTGCGTGAGTGCACTTTCTATTAATGTAGGAATGCTTGTTGTTGCAGCTTAAAAGAGGAAACATTTCCATTCCGCTTTGCACTCATGTAGCGAGATAGGAGGATACTACccgctgtgattggctggtgactACCCGCTTACTTGCCAAAGTCAGCTAGACAGGCCCCAACCCTAGTGAGgacaagaaaatggatggatggatattttacCCAGTGTTAATCAACAGCCAGGTCTCAGTTGATGGGTCCAGTCGATGTAGGCTGAGGGCTATGTTGACCCCAGGGACACCCTTGGCGGTGTTCAGCACGTGTGTGGTCAGAGGACTTGCCATTGCTTGGATCTCCTAAACAATCACATGATTAGATggccagacagacagacagacagacagactatCATTCCAGACTATTAATGCCACATATGTTACATTCTGAAGGAGGTAGGTATGTAAACCCTTTGCAAAGAGTGCTAACAATTACCTTATGTCAATCGCACAATTTGCTTACCTTATTTTCAGGTAAAATATGACTCTTGAGTTGCTGTAGCCTCTTTGTAGTCGTGTGCACTGATGAAAACATTCCCAACTTGTCTTTCGTCAGCAGCAAACTGGTTGTGCAAGAACTAAGCTCCTCCCCATATTTACTTGCAGCACTTTGGAATTTGTTAACGTGGGCGGTTCTGGGGCTGAACCACATGTAGATGAGCACAATACATCATATCATTTTAAGGTTACAGTATTCAGAGTATGTGTGTAGTGCATTTGCATCATATGCAGTATAtagttaagaaaaaaaaaattgacagccAAAACCCAAATAACAGCTTCCACAGTAGGAATTATTAATCCATTCCTGTTGGAAATCTCGGCAATGGTTGACACAAGATCTCGTGTGCAAACTTTCATCCCATTGAACAGTTGTGTTCTCTGGCTAGTTTAATGGCTGCactctgtttttcttcctgctTTAATTTAATACTGTGCTTTAGTCCTTTTAATCCTGGTCTAACTCAAGTCTATGTTTGTTATTGATCCACAGTAAAATGCAAAGAAGATGTGGAGTGGTTCAGAATGGCACACAGTGAACTTGTCTAGTGTTAAGTCCACCACAAGAGCAAAGGTAAGGAaccttgttcttttttttcctcacatttatttgaatgtagGAATGTTTCtcttacaaatatttactgtattcATGACTCTACATTATCAATGGTTAGTGATAGATacctgttttttaaaaaaagattccatGTATTTTCCAGAGATTGGTCTCAACAATAGACAATAGTGCCTTGAGATAAAAGTTTAATGTTCCATGATAGCTCTCATAACTCAATGCACTCAAATCTCGAATCGTCTTTCTTCAATGCTACCGCTGCTGTTCGCTCAAAAGGTTACTAGCACATATTAATGGCAatttcaatcattttaaaacgAAAAGATCATCTCAAGGCACAACTTTACTTCATGCCATCACATTCCAGTGAAATAATAACACACTCCCATGACCCGTGTTGTCAATATGAAAATACCTTTACTAGTGACAATGAGTATTTTCCACTTGGCTCGTCTCAGGAATggtgacaaaaacatgaaacacCATATCATTTATAATAACATCGTTTGtatacatgtattttttttgtacaaaataaagcaaaagtgGAATTCGACAGCTGAACACTTACAGTTAAGTTTACAAGAATGCACAGTAATACACACTGACCTGGGTCACAGCATTTTGACACAACTCTGTGCCAAAGTCAAGCCGGGAAAAAGTCGTAGCACTTTCCTAAATCTTTAAAAGTACTCAAAAGACTCCAAAATGGTATACTAATACATCAAGAATAAGAGAATTGCCCTTTGTCAAGTAAATGCCCCATGACCGACTAATCTCTATAATTGAGGTGTGATACTTTAAATGTATGGCGTGTGAGTTGAGCAACAGAATTAGTTTCTATGCAAAACAGTGGCTTCATActgaattctgaaaattctaAAGTTTGTGTGGTTGGCACATTGTTTTAACTGCACATACTTCGGTATTACTCATTCTGATAAATGGACAAGTAAAGTCTAAACTAAGGAGCCTTataaaccatttttttctatctttGCTCAAGTAAAGCCTCACGAGGCAGCGGAAACATTCTTGTCCTTTTAGCAACACATAAATGACCAAGCTTGTCCCACATTCCACCTTCATTCAAAAGAAGCCTTCAATGATTGCGATAAACAAAAATTAGTACCGGATTGTGTTTATGTTCTCAGCATAGGGTTCCGATTCCTCATTTGGATTAAAAGTTCAatactttatttggattatTGCTCAAGTCTTTGaagtcatgcaaatacactgGTACAGCACAATAGGAATACATACGGGCGCAGGATTCTGCCCCGCAACTGTCTTTCACAACTACTGGGTAGATTTATGCTTCGTCCATCTTAAAACATCTTGTAGTATAATTTAATCTGTGTTGTTGTTACTTTTTCCTCCCACAAAAATGCAGTTCCAGGAACAAGTCAAATTAAGTGTTGATTAATATGTGCACTCCCAGTGGAATCAAAATATTGGCTTGATCGTTTGCTGTTCACATTTGTCGCTCCATTCTTGTCTTCTGcatgttgttttcttcaagACTCATATTTCCTCTTCAGGATCTGAGCTGTGGATGTTTATCTGCCGTATAAAACAAAGAGAGCCCTCATGATATTGCAAGATTAGAATGACTCAGTTTTCAATCAAAACAGATTACACAGTAGTCTTGAGACTTACGCAGTCATAACTCTTACTCAATACCCTCCAAGTCATCACTTAAATAAGGTTCTATCCATTTCTTCATCCCTTTTCTATACTAATTCCATTCAAGCTTGTGGAGAGCTGAACTTTGGGCAAAACGTGAATTGGTCGTAATATACTGCAGAGGCAGCTAACCATTCACATTCACATCAAATGGGAATTACGTATATCCATGCTGTCTATGACCGCTTTAACAGGCCTCACATCATGGAAATATTATTCACACAGTATAACCAGTTGTAACTCAATATACGGTAGTTAAATCTAAACCCAGAAAACAGCTTAACTAGATTGAGTTAAATTGTTTCGTACCTTACAAAATGGCCTGTGAATGATctcaccaaacaaaaacataaggaCATAGAAATTAGTACTATGTTTCATCTGAGTTGTTTTCAGTTACCATATGGTGGTTATCATTGGGCCCTCCTGGTACTGAGGTTTCCTTGTGGATTCGATGGCAAGAGCTgggtggggagagggaagaaaGAGAGTGCTCTGGACTGCCGGAGTACAGTGAGCAAGCTGGACTTTCTTCCCTCAAAGGAGAGTCTGGGAATGAACAGTGAAAACAGTTAAACATTAAACGATGGATGGAAAGGAAGAAATAGTCTGAATGAGAAATTGAGTGTGacatattgtattatattcaTGTATTTACATTGAGAAATGGCCAGAGTGACAGATTGCCGATAAAAGTCGATTATTAttcaaatgactttgacaccgTTAAAGGATATAATGTTAAGTGAATGACCAAATCAGCGAGTGAGAATACATGCTAAATACAAACTTTTGTCTAGTCTAACATCTTGAAATTAAcagtctaaaaataaaagtaaaattcaattcaatataTAAATGAGCAAGCTTAAATATGTATAATCCTATAGTGAAATGTAGCCAAATAATTTGAACTTGCCAACTAGTGAGCTAATTGTTGTAAACGTCTGTGTCATTAATGCATGTTTATTAATGATTTACAaatagtttatatatttaatattttataaaagATTTAAGTCGAAGAGGAGCATTTTTGTCTGGAAATGGTCTAGCAGAGAGGCCAGTGCAAATTGTTAGCCTAATAGCGTAATTGCCCAATCCTTTTTAAACGTTCTTAGAAACATTTATGGCTAATGATGTAATTGCTCAATTTCTCTTTGAAAGCTTTGAAGGGGTGGAGGGACAAACAACAAATTCAACACAAGTTTAGAAAATTTGTGGATTAAATGACCTGGATGACAATCTACATAgagacatgacaaaaaaaatgctagcaTGTTGGTATTTTTCACGTATATTGATAAAAATGACTGTCATGCTAATAGGTTGATAAAATACACAATGAGCACCACGAAAGCAAAAATCTGTTAATCACAGTAACTCAGTTATAATTATTACAAGAGGGTCTACTATCTACACATTTTTTTAGACTGgccttttaaaatcaaatttgacatattgttgcttttaatTGAGTGGCGGgatatacagtaaaagtgGGCTATTACGTAAGTTGACACATGCACAATAGATATTTCCAAATTTGTCATTATGTAATGAAATAGTTCAAATTTAAACCAAGCATCTTCAGAGCTGAATCTTGACTAAAGGCTCATTCAGATTTTTTATGTAGGTGAATGAGACAATTTCTTTTCCTGACTGATGGTTGGGTTATGATGCCCTGACCTGGCTATAATGTCTTCAAATGTCCACACGAGGGCAGCAATAGCTCTTACAGTTTGGTTCCAATTTTGTATTGTTCAATTTTGAGGCGTCATCTGTCACAGAGCTTCCAACCACCCTGTTTGTTCAGCATGTTATTAAAGTGCCATAAGTCCCCGTCTCCCCACTGCAGTCGATATCGACCTTgttcaacatttcaaaattccTGACTGGTGGAAAAATAATGGGTTTGTCAGGTAAATCACCAGCCCTGTCTCGCAATCACTCAGAAGCAAGGGCTCCTGAATGATTTTGATCAGACGCGTGACTCGTGGAACAAATTGAGCAGAAATCAGAAATCTTGCATTTCACTTGAGTCAGCCTAAAAATGTTGGGACGTGAAAATAGATGATTTATTGTTTGACCTCCCTTGCCTCTCCTTTTGCCACCGCAGTCTTTCTGAATGGGAGCCTCACCTTTATGGTCGCTCGTCTGTGTGTCCATCCTGTCAAGACTGTCAAGCAGTCCATCGATCTGTGTCTTTATCAGAGTCAGCTCCTTTTTAATCACCTGTAACTCCTCCATGTCCACTGCGGGGACAGAGGAAGGACTGAGATATGACCCACATCTACCAAAACACTAGAAGCACTGACACACTTCATTACAGATAATTGATTATGCCTGCTTGTAAGCCTTGTTCAAAAAACCCTTCTGGTGTTGTATCTTATATTTACAGGTTCAAGTAACCTATAGGCTCTAAAGATTCATGCAGTTATCAATTGCTTGCGTCTACAAATATTGAAGAGGTTCTCAAAGTGAAGGGATGACCTTTATTGAAAAagatatgtaaataaataataataatacaataaaataaactctTGAGTTTttattggaattgaacaatattttttaaagtgaccATATGAGgctaaaatgtaaatgtagacaattattatattattattattggacaATTACGTACATAAATATTCATGGCCTCACATCTGTCCGGAATATGAGCTACCATGTGGTTTGAAATACATCCCATGTTACTCACACTTGGCTATGGTGGAACTAGTGGAGTGGGCTCTGGAGCTTTTGGAGTGGGTTCTGTCTCGACTGCGTCTGTGCTTGGAGGAGTAAGAAGAAGATCGGGATCGTTTGGGTAGACTCGGCCCCATTGAAGGCGGGGGGGACAGAGATGCAGGGACACGCTGGTAGTCGTACACCCTAGAATGAAAACAGACATCAATTAAATTGAACCTCAATCAATCATGCTAGAAAATTGAAAGTTTCTGTCAAACAAactttgaagcaaaaaaatgaaaaatgtgtaaatgaaaaataaaacaaaaaataaacaatacagtAGCATCAAGTAAAATAATGATACATAGTTGATTTAGCACTCGTTTTGAATTTGAGTGACATGACATTTGTTGTGaattgtgattaaaatgatttgaaaatattacaagagaaacaaaaccttaggttaatataaaaatatttcatataaATTGTACAAATGTCAGAAATGAgattataaaataaacaaacaaaagagttTTAGTCTTTACACGTGTGTCTTTATATTCTCTCTTCTGTTAGGTTTCATCTAATTATTCTTGCTCTGGAATTGGCCCATCCTTGCAGAGGGCTGCATGTCTCTATCTGTCACTGAATGTAATTGGTCTTGCCATGGTCAATCAATAGCTCACCACCAAGCAAGGGGTGCCACTAACACCCTCTCAGGCCAATTTCCTGCCAAACACAACTGTGCATCGAGttgatatttgaaaaaaatgcaaccgAAATTGATTTAACCACTACGAGACCGGaattctctctttctttctggtGCAGAAATCGTCCTGTTACGGATCGCTGCATTtgtgaggtcaaaggtcactgaTGAAAATGGTTTAATAGGGATTGGGGTCAGGATTCCACTCCCAACTAATCCAAACATGCATTTATCAACTTTGATTCGTGCTCTAAAAATAGAAGTGTTTTCCTCAATTCGAATTGTACAATTGCCCAAAATGTCCTAATGAATTACGAAGAATTCAAAGTTAGGAACGTCTGATTAATTTATAACGTGAGGTTTCTCCCAAGACTTTTGTGGGAAAAACTGAATTTCCCCAGTTGCTTGCAAATAGTTTGAACAAAGCCAACAACAAGAGGGGGGGCAAGCTGTCAGCAGCGAGCACTTAATGCAGGTTTTCTGATTGAGCTGTTagccagtcagtcagtcacagTTCCGAGAAGTGTTTTCTTTGGTTTTCCACTCTGATGTCCTCTGAAGCCTCTCTGCTGAGCCGAGAGCTCAAACAAACTGTGCTCATCAGTggcgcatgcacgcacgcaccaaCCCGTACACGCAGACACGCTTCACTCTTGTCACATCGGGATGAAGTGTATTAGGCTGCCAAAAATGTGCGAGATTAGAGGCTTTGAGTTTTGTCCGTGTGGGGAGACATAGGGACCAAATGGCTCATGGGAGTTAAAGTCCCTTGGAGCAGCCTGCTGGGGCACACAGACAATGTGTTGTTACGCTGGCTCTGAAGTGTCATCCCAGAAAATGGGAGCTCAGAAGATGACAGAGGATTACGGcaaagtgtgcgtgtgtgcgtgtttgtctcCATGGATTAGACCCCCCCGGTGGAAAGCAGCTTTGGCAACTCGGGCAGTTATCTTTGTGTCCGAACATTTCCTTCATGTTTTCACAAGGTGAGACAGGACAATAACAGCGACGTCAATCCCTATTGCGCACTGATGTGCACTAATAAGAAATGCTAGTGCCCAAATGCAAACGCATGCAGTTCTTGCAGAGTTTGCGtgtaaaaatgtgcaaacGCAGTAGgtacacaaacatacacacacatttagcTGTCACTTATGCTGGCCAGCGGCATGGGGTAATCATGCACTGTgttaaaacaaattgaaaatcaGTGGCAAGTGTTGCCCCCCCTGAGCAAAGGCGGGGAAAATGCAGAGCTGGGAAAACAGCATCGAGGAAACGGTGACAGTTAATACACAAAACAACAGAGCAccagtgtgtgtctttgtgcgCATAAACCAGGGGGATATACTATGAAGATCCCTGAGCAATTGCAGTTTTGGACCAATGATACAAAGTCACTCTAAGTTGCAGTCTTTCAAACTAAATGactaaaagtgttttttttttttttttgcttatatGGAAAAGATTAACAAACTCTACCAAGAGGCAATAAGCAACCAATAAGACAGGTAGACAggttgtgtgttttgcaatAAATCTGACTTGGCAtgttaggtacacttgcacaatTGAATGGAATTCAGATTTATAAATACAATATTATGTTTGAATTGATACCTTACAAGTTGCCAATTTCTCAATGTCAATGTTCTCAATGTTAATTTCTgcggttttatttttcattactgtacaattctaaaaacatgaatgttaggttaattgaagactctaaattgttcATAAGTGCGATTGATAGCTAGTCCAGAACGTGCCCCAGGATGGGTCTTAAATGAATACTTGACGTATTTACCCATTTTCAGCAGTAAGTTAATATTTTCTCTATATTGAATCCAATAACTTCATGTAGGCCAGAATCAAATAATTACctttaaaaacactttttgctACTGATCATGACATTTTGGCAGTTGCTCAGAGCTCAAGTAACAGCCAATCATGGTCcatgctccgttttgctcctcttatttattgtgttatttgtttatttattatttattcatcgctcttatTATGCATTGtgtgtgccttcttgtttttattttgtgttgtttgcttgtatgtatgtcgtgtactatgtcttgtcaccgtgggatagtggaaacgtaatttcgatttctttgtgtgtcttggcatgtggagtgattgacaataaagctgactttgactttgactttgacttggtttggtcatgtgactatAGCAAGCTCGTGCGTGTTTTATCTTTTtccagtttgttgtgttttctcttGTTTTCCGAAAACGTTATAAAAATGTCTGCTATGAGGCAAATGATTGTGTGCACTCACAACCCATGCAGCTCAAGTTGACTGACAACGCGTGGGGCATTCATTAACGGACataccaaaacaaatcaaatcagggATGAAGACTCTTCAGACGCTTTagcacaaacacgcacacacacacacacacacacacacgcacacacactttcactCAGGTATTTGTCCTGCTTCCTGCCAGTACCTGTCATAGTAGTCCTCATAGCTGTCATCCAGGTCAAACTCGGTGCTGCAAGGAtggacacaaaaaagaaaggggaGGGAAGGGTTAGTAAAGTATTTGTCAAAACTACATGTTATGCTCCCAGGTTGT
The window above is part of the Syngnathus acus chromosome 3, fSynAcu1.2, whole genome shotgun sequence genome. Proteins encoded here:
- the pdcd5 gene encoding programmed cell death protein 5: MADDELEAIRQQRMAELQAKHGNSSKNQQGEEAKQRETEMRNSILSQILDQSARARLNSLALVKPEKARSVENYLIQMAQYGSLAGKISDSGLIEILEKVSKQTEKKTTVTFNRRRVMDSDEEED
- the uraha gene encoding 5-hydroxyisourate hydrolase, coding for MWFSPRTAHVNKFQSAASKYGEELSSCTTSLLLTKDKLGMFSSVHTTTKRLQQLKSHILPENKEIQAMASPLTTHVLNTAKGVPGVNIALSLHRLDPSTETWLLINTGHTNTDGRFPGLITKQDFLCGVYKLRFETAQYWESMGETSFYPYAEIVFTISNPDQKYHIPLLLSAFSYSTYRGS
- the si:dkey-234i14.2 gene encoding RNA-binding Raly-like protein isoform X2 translates to MTLFSPRYTSMSGDLKSSRSRAASKRASNTTYGVYDYQRVPASLSPPPSMGPSLPKRSRSSSYSSKHRRSRDRTHSKSSRAHSTSSTIAKLDMEELQVIKKELTLIKTQIDGLLDSLDRMDTQTSDHKDSPLREESPACSLYSGSPEHSLSSLSPPSSCHRIHKETSVPGGPNDNHHMINIHSSDPEEEI
- the si:dkey-234i14.2 gene encoding RNA-binding Raly-like protein isoform X1 codes for the protein MTLFSPRYTSMSGDLKSSRSRAASKRASNTTYGTEFDLDDSYEDYYDRVYDYQRVPASLSPPPSMGPSLPKRSRSSSYSSKHRRSRDRTHSKSSRAHSTSSTIAKLDMEELQVIKKELTLIKTQIDGLLDSLDRMDTQTSDHKDSPLREESPACSLYSGSPEHSLSSLSPPSSCHRIHKETSVPGGPNDNHHMINIHSSDPEEEI